The genome window GGAATAACAGCCTTGATTTTTCTGGGAGCTTATTTTATTCCCTTTGCTTCTCCTGAGATTGCCAGGGCCATACAGGAAGCATTTCTAATGCTCTCAGATTATGCCAGGCAGCATGTACTACTCTGCCTTGTTCCAGCTATGTTTATAGCCGGTGCTATCACTATCTTTCTGAATCAGCAGGCCGTCATCAGGTATCTTGGCCCCAAAGCTCCCAAGCTTGTTTCCTATGGTGTTGCTTCTGTTTCAGGTGCCATACTGGCCGTCTGCTCCTGCACAGTCCTGCCTCTGTTTAAAGGAATTTATAAAAAAGGTGCCGGACTGGGGCCGGCAGTTAGTTTTTTGTATTCAGGACCGGCTATTAATATTCTGGCTATTGTTCTTTCCTATAAAATATTTGGATGGAAGCTGGGCCTTGCCCGTATGATCGGAGCCATATTATTTGCCATCGTCATAGGTCTTTTTATGCACCTGATTTTCAAAAAAGAAGATGAAGAGCGCTTATCCGATGAAAGAATGTTCAAATATCAGGAGTCGGGAGATGAAAAATCTTTGGGAAAGATGGCTCTGTATATGTTTTCAATGATAGGAATCCTGGTTTTCATCAACTGGGCAAACTCTGACGGAGGAAGCCCTGTATGGGATGCTATCTATCGGAGTAAGTACTGGATTACCGGATTCTTTGCTATTTTACTTCTTTTTTCACTGCTTAAATGGTTTTCTAAAGATGAAATGAAAATGTGGGTCACTGAGACAAGGGACTTCTCCCTGCAGATTTTCCCCTATCTGTTTTTTGGAGTTCTCATTGCAGGATTTCTGTTAGGAAGACCGGGACATGACGCCCTTATTCCTACAAAATGGGTTGCTTCTCTGGTGGGCGGGAACTCTATTATATCGAATTTCATTGCAGCAATTTCCGGGGCATTCATGTATTTTGCCACACTTACGGAAGTTCCCATACTTCAGGGGCTCATCGGAGCCGGAATGGGGCAGGGGCCGGCTCTGGCTCTCCTTCTGGCCGGACCTTCTTTATCATTACCCTCCATGCTCGTTATTGGAAGTGAACTGGGTCTTAAAAAGACCGCCGTCTACGTCACCCTTGTGGTTATTCTATCCACTGTTGCTGGCTTGCTCTTCGGTGGTATCATAGGATGAAAAGACTGATTTTCCTTCCTTTTATCCTTTTGATGATTCTTGTGTCATGCACAGAGAAGAGCTCTTCTGAATCTTCTACAACGCTTAAGCCATCAAGTGAGAGTGAAAAGGTTACTTTTATTGAACTGGGCTCTGTTAACTGCATTCCCTGTCAGGCTATGGTTCCAATAATGGAGCAAATGGAAGAAGAGCTTGGGAATCAGGTGGAGGTCCTTTTTTATGATGTTTGGACAGAGGAAGGAAAACCGTATGCCCAGCAGTATGGTATAAGAGTGATTCCAACTCAAATTTTCCTTGATAAAAGTGGTAATGAATATTTCAGGCATGAGGGGTTCTTTGCCATTGAAGAAGTTTATCCTGTTCTTGAAAAGGGCGGTGTGACTCTGCCATGAATGAAATTGTTCAGTATCTAAATCAGAGTTTTTATACATTTTCAGTGGTTTCGATAGGGGCTAGTCTGGTTTGGGGTATTCTGAGTGTGTTTCTCAGCCCCTGCCATGTGGCTTCAATCCCGCTGGTTATCGGTTATATAAATAACAGTAAGAAACCGGACCTCAAAGGGGCATTCAAACTCTCCTTATTATTTGGTTTAGGAATTTTGCTGATGATACTTCTTATGGGTATTATTACTGGTTTTCTAGGAAGAATCCTGGGAGATGTAGGGACTCCTCTCATGGTCCTTGTGTATATATTTCTGACTCTCTGTGGAATTTGGCTTTTAGACCTTCCTTTTGGGAGATCTCTGAATCTACCATTTCTTCAGAAAGGCCTGAAGGCCGAAGGGATGGGAGCTTTTTCTCTGGGCTTTTTATATGGACTCGTATTAGGGCCGTGTAGTTTTGCATTTTTAGCTCCTATGATCGGGTTTGTCTTTTCTCAATCCATGAGTCAACTCTGGTTTGGAATTGCCCTATTCTTTTTTTATGGCATTGGCCATACCCTGGCCATTGTCGTCGCAGGAACTTTTGGAAATAAAATTGTCAACAGACTTGAATCGGGAAATTTTAGAAATGCATCTTTGTGGATTAAACGAATATGCGGGATTTTTATTATCGTATATTCTATATTTAAGATCATTGAGTTAAATATTTAAAAGGAAATTATGAAAGATAAAAGAAATAAAATGCTTCTAACCTTGGGGATGTTGGCATTTCTGACAAATGGGGATAACTACGCGGCAGCTCCTCTGTTATTGAGGATTTCACAGGATTTAGGGCTTGAATTACAACAGGCAGCCTTGTCTGTGACGGCGTATATGCTTTCATTTGGTTTATTCACACTATTTTTTGGACCTTTATCTGATAGATTTGGGAAAGTTAAAATCATACGTATCGCGGCTCTGGGGACGGCCCTTTTCAGTATTTTCGGAGGTTTTGCTTATAATCTGCCTACTTTGATTGTATTCCGAGCCTTTAATGGTGCATTCGGTGCCGGCATATTTCCAGTAACCCTGGCCTTGGTGGGCCAATCCTAT of Oceanispirochaeta crateris contains these proteins:
- a CDS encoding thioredoxin family protein: MKRLIFLPFILLMILVSCTEKSSSESSTTLKPSSESEKVTFIELGSVNCIPCQAMVPIMEQMEEELGNQVEVLFYDVWTEEGKPYAQQYGIRVIPTQIFLDKSGNEYFRHEGFFAIEEVYPVLEKGGVTLP
- a CDS encoding cytochrome c biogenesis CcdA family protein, with amino-acid sequence MNEIVQYLNQSFYTFSVVSIGASLVWGILSVFLSPCHVASIPLVIGYINNSKKPDLKGAFKLSLLFGLGILLMILLMGIITGFLGRILGDVGTPLMVLVYIFLTLCGIWLLDLPFGRSLNLPFLQKGLKAEGMGAFSLGFLYGLVLGPCSFAFLAPMIGFVFSQSMSQLWFGIALFFFYGIGHTLAIVVAGTFGNKIVNRLESGNFRNASLWIKRICGIFIIVYSIFKIIELNI
- a CDS encoding permease, which gives rise to MAKKEMSPNKALGITALIFLGAYFIPFASPEIARAIQEAFLMLSDYARQHVLLCLVPAMFIAGAITIFLNQQAVIRYLGPKAPKLVSYGVASVSGAILAVCSCTVLPLFKGIYKKGAGLGPAVSFLYSGPAINILAIVLSYKIFGWKLGLARMIGAILFAIVIGLFMHLIFKKEDEERLSDERMFKYQESGDEKSLGKMALYMFSMIGILVFINWANSDGGSPVWDAIYRSKYWITGFFAILLLFSLLKWFSKDEMKMWVTETRDFSLQIFPYLFFGVLIAGFLLGRPGHDALIPTKWVASLVGGNSIISNFIAAISGAFMYFATLTEVPILQGLIGAGMGQGPALALLLAGPSLSLPSMLVIGSELGLKKTAVYVTLVVILSTVAGLLFGGIIG